A genomic segment from Spinacia oleracea cultivar Varoflay chromosome 3, BTI_SOV_V1, whole genome shotgun sequence encodes:
- the LOC110782473 gene encoding E3 ubiquitin-protein ligase BIG BROTHER — translation MGSQVWEDHHVLPELQENLEELFPGLTIEEALQHQESLYQSLKISCVNQTLQTARSSDNEPSSSHGHSWGESSFSESCDHDLALDEAVARSLQELDSEDEVDHVAILESHRSNSRDTEHAAAGTSISETFQDPVDPDRMTYEELQSLGDAIGSENQGLSKREMSILPCYTYRTGFFSKKIDIGDCVICCTAYRNRDSVTTLPCAHQYHKDCIEPWLVKKRICPLCKKEVKLH, via the exons ATGGGTAGCCAAGTGTGGGAGGACCATCATGTCCTACCCGAACTTCAAGAAAATCTGGAAGAATTGTTCCCTGGTCTTACTATTGAAGAGGCTCTTCAACATCAG GAAAGTCTTTACCAGTCACTAAAGATTAGCTGTGTAAACCAAACACTCCAAACAGCAAGATCTTCTGACAATGAACCAAGCAGTAGCCATGGACACTCATGGGGagaatcatcattttcagagAGTTGTGACCATGATTTGGCTCTGGATGAAGCTGTGGCTAGATCTTTGCAAGAGTTAGACTCGGAAGACGAAGTTGATCATGTCGCCATTTTAGAATCACACCGGAGTAATTCTA GGGACACTGAACATGCTGCTGCTGGCACGTCTATTTCG GAAACATTTCAGGATCCCGTTGATCCAGATCGGATGACTTACGAG GAGCTGCAGTCCTTGGGGGATGCAATTGGCAGTGAGAATCAAGGATTATCTAAGAGGGAGATGTCCATTTTGCCATGTTACACATACAGAACTGGTTTTTTCTCAAAGAAAATCGATATAGGAGA CTGCGTCATATGTTGCACGGCGTATAGAAACCGGGATTCTGTGACCACTCTGCCCTGTGCACACCAATATCATAAAGATTGTATAGAGCCTTGGCTGGTGAAGAAAAGG ATTTGCCCGCTCTGCAAAAAGGAGGTGAAGTTGCATTGA